The genome window tttccattttcagagagtgttttttttttaaaatcgacTCTATGATTGTGCGGTATTTGCTTTTTAACTTACTCGTTTTCTAAATCCGAAATAAGCTCCAATGAAGGTCAATGGCACAGAGACACCAATCCACAGAGCTAGGAGTGCAACAAGTGTGCTAAAAGGTACAGCAGCTGAACTTCCCTTGCTCCACAGAACAAGATTCAGGATGAAGAATAAACTGAAGACGATTCTAGGGAGATATAAGGACACAatggattgaaaattgttgtcTTGACTACACTGTACTTCTTTTTGTTGATTAATGAGGAATATGCTGTTGATCGCAttgtataaaaattgaataagatttcctttaatttataaaaaattccaatgaatgaaaaaaatgttattgaaAACATTCAATTGATTACCCTGGACACAACATAGCAGTAAGCAAGACGTtgcatttccatttttctcctcCGAAGCTTTTGTATATTCGTGCAGAGACGTATCCAGCTGGCGTTCCCAGGCATACGTAGAGAACCATAGCGCAAGTCATTAAAGCACCTCGATTCGCAGGGGACAGAAATCCCAAACATGCAAATGCTGTTGATCAAACAATTTCGATCAATAAATGTTCTTTCATCACTATTGGCTTCAATTGTTATGACAATGCAAAATGACCATAACGTCCACTTAATCTTCATAcaaatatgaaatattgacagataaatttcaatgatattttttaaagaattgacAACACCGTAATCCATAATCCCTATCATCTGGATATTTCAAATGAGTGATAATACGTAGACTTTGGCCTCACCCAGTGTGACGAGTGTCATGCAGAATACTTGTACACCTGATCCAAGCAGCACGGAGAGCAGCATTCCCTTTCGAGGTGGACGAAACACATCCCCATGTACCAATTTCCATCCAAACTCTTCCTGTGCGTCCTCGCCAGACTCAATCTGAAAGTAGGCCTGCGTTACCGTAACACAGACGAcagcaaaaaataataaacccaGAAAAAACATGAATAAACCCAAAACAACCCTTTACCTGGAGGAAACactgaaaatttcatcaaaatgtaCATTCTAAGTATATGATAAATACCATGACAAGTGTCTAGGAGACTATTGTTTTTACTAGGACAATTTTAGAAGGTGGTAAGCACACTATCCGGAGAAATTTCTGAACAAAGTGAATGAAGAATATTTCAATACTGTGACTAAACAACTCCTTCGTTCGATTCCAAAAGTAAGAAAATTAttgcactgaaaaaaatatccaaagtaTTTGGTTAATCTCAACgaattatcaaaattctcttcagaaaactatttttcttcattcaaaaAAACGTGACGCTATAATCAACCCAAAAATATGTACCTGATTGTATCTGGCAATATCCTTATGGAGCGTCCTCAGCATGATCATGGCAACCATGCCCGATAGGAAGAGCACTATGACCAGTGAATTAAGGATGCTGAACCACTGAATATTAGTGTGGGGCATGGATTCGAGTATGTAATCCCACCGGGAGGACCATTTAATCGTGTTATTCCTGATATATTGGACGGAATAGCTGTACGTGATGTCCAGACTTTCCCCAGATTTGAGTTTCTCATAAGGGATCTCCAGTGGCTCCTTAGATTTGCAGTCGAGGGCACGAGAATCGTCATGTTTGATACTCTTTGGAGTTACCTCCACCGATATGATTCTTCCACCCTTCTCCCCAAAGGCATTGCCCCACTCCTCAGTACCCCCAGAGTGATAAGTGATTTTCAACTCCACATGGTTGAACAAATAATATTTGTTGGCCTTGTTATACCCTGAGCCCAGGCTGCACGTATCTGGCAGAGATCGAGTCTCACTTAAGAAGCATCCCATGGGAAATCTTGTCCTCCTGTACTGTCTATCCTCATCGGAAGGGTACCACGAGGTCACTGGCATATTGTCAACAATCCAGTGGTGTTGATAATTCAAGGCCATTCCCTTTTTCAGACGGTCTAGCTTCCTCTCGGACTGCTCGTCGCCACCGACGTACGTCTTTGTGCAGAGCTTCTCGCAGGTCATGTTCTTGAGGAAGGAGAGAGTGTAAGGAGAAGGACGAATTCGTTCGCCGAAGACAACCTGACCCAAGTTTTCCACTGGTGATTGGGTCTCATCACCTTTACAGAAGTCGAAGCTAAATGAAGAGTCAAAGATTAATTTTATCCTGCCCGTTTTGGTCTGGTTGagtacataaaaataattatcaaaattctcGAAATTTAAACATTGCATTCGATAATGTGTATACTGTCGCTGACCAACTGTCAGCAACGTACGTGACGAATTATGTCTTATTTTATCGTATTTCCAAGAATCTCACTTGAAACATTTTACTTACTAGTGATATTCGTAAGGAATCACGGACTCTTCTGTATTCAATCTGTTGACATACAGCTTTATGTCggactgaaaataaaaaattaacattaatGTCATCAGGCCGtcattttgtttcatttttcatctacAAGCAAGGTGCGTTTGCTAGTACATTTGccatttattcatgaaaataaataaaataaaaatgcatgTCCCTATGTAAGTGAAATACCATCATCTCGCTCTGACACTTGAGTACAAAGTTAGTGAGGTTATCAGGGTGTCTTGATGTATTTACCCAACTACAGAATCATCAAGATAACCGCTACACTTATGATATCGGATAACATAAAGCCCAATTAAATAAGGGCATTTGATTGAAATGCAGCCAGATTTTCTTGCACTTTGAAAAAAACTCCCTATGTTGACGTGACAATGACCACGACTTCTTGTAAATCATTTTCCAATATGATTTATGACTTTTATATATTTCCACTTACTTTGCATGTCCCGGTGCCATCGCCAGCTTTACAAAAGTTGACTGGTGCCAATCCGGGCAGGTAAAAACACACGGCACATTTTATTAAACACAAAAgacaaaaaatagtttttatgGAAAACGCCATTGTCTCTCTACTAAGTTGCAGTCGCGTTGGTTGTGTGTTTATCTATCAATATTATCCTTAATTCATATACTCAAATAATTTAGTAATCATTGGGATGTCTAATTGTTCACAAAATTTGGACTTTTCGATGCACCTCATAGGGATGAATGAACAAACGTCGTAGCTCTTTTGGTATATCATCACACGATCGCTGCCATGACACGTCACGAACGTTCGGTGTCTTTCGGGTGTTTCGCGCCGCCGATAATGTGTTGCATTAGTGTTGGTCGAGCGAATATCTATCAGTGGATACCAGCGATTATAGGATACATCCAGGAATAGTCAAGATacaatgggattttttttttaatgtgagaGGTAAAACAATAGAGAAATGAACGGTGGAATGTCTCATTTATTCATACGTATAAAcattataaaattcatttagcACTGTTCTCATGCCTCGAGATTGGTTAATCcaaatagatttaataaattaagcCGTTTgacttttttgtaaaaatctgtacaataaaataaagtagGAAATAGTTCAGATATCTTTAAAAATTTAGTCTAGAAAAGATAAAACTGATTATAAGGTGTAACAGGAAAcctgcaattttttaaacaattctgTTGCTTAAAGTTATTAATATAGGTGTATGAATTAAAAGATATTAATCTGCAGGAAATGACGATGTAGGTCAGCATAGTGCGGGTTAAAACAATATTAAtaactgaacaaaaaaattgtttaaacctCTCCAGGAAATGTGGGCCTGTTGTAACGCCTTAAAATTATTTAGCCCTTTGTTGAAtttctaataaatattttttcgtctttatcACTGCAGTCGCTCTACAAAAGAAGCGATGCAAAAATTTGGGCATCGAAAGCCGAGTAATAGTCAAACTCAATTTCGATTGTTCAACGGATTCATTGCTGAATTCTTCCTGAATGTTTTTCAAACAATTGCTGAATTGTTCGTCTTAAACATCTTTAGATCTAAGTTTATCAACAATCTGGAAATGTCAAAGGACCTCATCACTCAGTCCTAAGCTTCTTCACTGGCCCCGCAAAGTTATTGGGCCCTTCATCAAAATATCTAGTCGTTTGCTCATTATTCCTATTTTCACACCTTTCGGGATTACATCCGCAGTCCTCCGAGCACTTGGCTTCACTTTTCCGGCACCTGCAGTAATGATTTTGACACTTGGTTTTGCACTGACACCTGCTCTCAAGCGATTCTGCGGAAGACCTCTTCATGCCCTTACCCTCGCTGCTGGTGGAAAGTTTCTTGACATTTCCAATGCTCTTCCAACGCTTCGCTAGTGGAGTCTTTACCCAATCTGGATCCTTGTCAGGATCGTCATTAAAACTCTCGTCAGTCTCGTAATTCTCCTTTCCCAGATCTCCAATGAATTTAGCTAAAGGCATTGATTTAATAGTGATTGTCTTCCTCGACATATCTCGACCCTTACTTCCAGCAGCCTTAGCGCTCTTGTTCTGGCCGTCCTCCGCCTCCTCCTTCGGTTCACTATTCATCCTCCTATACATCTCCAACTCCGTAAGTACCTGACGATGCTCCTCTAAACTAACAGAAGGTGTCAATTCGATTTGCCTCAGTTTATTCAGTGTTGCATCATGAAGTGTCATCAACTCGTCATATTTGTCTTGGCTATCGAACAACTCCACCTTGTGCTGTTTGTACATCTGTTCAATCCTCTCGAACAACTGTTGGGAAATTTGTTTGGCTTCTCCAATGGTGTAGATACCCTCCAGTCTGCTCTTCACCATATTTTCTTGATCAGAAGCCAGAATCTCCTGCTGCATTTGTTGTATTTTCAGGGTGCATAAATCCAAATACTCTCCAAGATCGTTAATCTCCCTGGTCAAATAATCCGATGGATTCTGGGCTGCAGTGGCTTTCAGCTGGTTAAGATGATCAGCTATTTTTTCACGATATTTCAGCTGCATGTCCAGTGCACTTTGAGCATCAATAGTCTCCTGGATAACAGCAACCTCGTGATTGACGAGCCTTTGGATGTAATCCTTGCTTTTCTTTCCCTTCTCCTCTCTACTAGCGCGAATTTTCTTCTGCAATGCAAGTGTTTCCTTCAGTTTTTTATTCATAGCATAGGCCTCCTCCATTTTTCGCTTCATCACATTTTGTTGTTTATTGTGAAGAACTTGTAGACGTTCGATCTGATTCTTCCTCTTACGATCCTGATCTTTGAGTTTGTATACCTCTTTTTCTCGGAGAGCTTTGTACTGCTGGAATTTATCAGCCTCTTTCCTCATATCTCTCACCAGCTTCACTCTCGTCTGCTTCATCTGCTGAATTTCCTGGGTCAAGTTCTTCACCTGCTCCGCTGCCTTCTCCCTCGACTTAAGAATTCTGCTCTGCTCCACACACTTCTTAGTCAGTTctgccatttttttctccagctcCTTCACCTTCTTTCGACGAGCCTCAGCGAGTTTGGCCGACGCATTGTTCACTTGAACATCTTCAAGGTTCTTCAGCAATTGTTCCTTCTCGGCCTGGAGAACCTTTATTTCGTTCTCCATAGCCTCTATCTCTTTGTCATGTGCTACCAATTGAGAAGACGTGGACAAGAGTTTCGCCACAAGTTGTTCCTTCAATGCTAATTGTCGATTTATATTGGTTACTTCTTTATTACGAGCTGCCTGAAGAAGTGTGTGTTCAGTGTGCTCCTCATCTAGAGATGATTCATTCAAGATACTGGTGCTACTTCCATCATTCACATTTGGATTGTTCTCCAAAGATATCTGGTGAATTATCTCGGCATCTGATTTCTTCTGATGCTCCTGAatcttgaatattttctcctgAATAGCCTTGAGCTTCAGATACACCTCCTCAATGTCAGTTTCATTGATCGCGGCCTGAATGTCCTCGAGTAACTTGTCAATCTCATTGCTCAACTGCTCCCTACTGGCCTCAGCTATTTCGGCTCTCTCGTGCATACCcatgaattcaattaaattggtGTTTAACTGCTCAGAGAGCTCTCGAAGCTTCCTTTGTAGTCCTCGGTTCTTCTCAAGAAGCTCTTGATGATCAGGAGGACAGTCAATGGCAGGGCCTCTCTCAATAAGTGATAATTTCAGTTCTTTAACAAGAGCATTGAGTCGATTAATTTCCGCAGCTTTGGAATCCTGATTGACAACAGGTTTATTCTTTATCTTCTTCGCCCTGTCTGCGTACCTCAAGGTACTGAGGGTCTCCTCCAAATTGTAATCAGCAGGGCTGACACAGGCAATCATCAAGGTGATGGAGTTACCACCGAGGGAGTCCTGAAGGAGGCGAGTGAGCTTGCTGTCCCGGTATCCAATATGGGCTGCGTTCTCCCCtaaatttgaaattacatTTCCAAGAGCAAGAAGACCCTTGTTGATGTTGACACCTTCTTTGAATCTCTCACCTGTCGCCTGGGTTTTTTTACTTCTTTCGGATCCAGCCAAATCTACCAAATGAAATTTAGAAGTGGTAGCAGAATTGGAGTCATTGTCCTTTTGCTGACAGATGGTAATAGTGAAAATTGCGTGGGACCGGCTACTCTGTGAGTTCATTGCTGTGGCCCCTGTTGCTCGGCCTTGGGAACCTGCCATCAGGCACTGGAGGACGTCCTCCGCACATGTCACTTCTCGCTCTGTCAGCCCAACGATCTTGATTCCATTGGTGTCCTCGCGAATGTCCACGATGGAATCCTTCCGTGTCGGTTTATCAGCCAGAAGATCGTAAAGCTGTTCGTTGTACAGCTCCATGAAGCCCACGGTTACTTTATACTCCCAGTTTTCGAGAGATTTCTGAGCTATTGTGGAGAAAATGTCCTGGACTGCCCGGGGAATGATCCCAGTGGAAAGGTCGTTGGTTGATGAGTAGTTTGTCCCCATGGAGTGGGTTTTTCCACTGCCGGTCTGACCGTAGGCCAGAATTGTCACGTTGTAACCTGCAGCCAGAACAATTGTTTTACTTTCTGGGGAAAGTCAACCTCTTAGGGTGCATCTACGTATGCTTCCTTTAATGACAGTTGATTTatactttttaaaattttccccGATCACGCCAGGAATGTGTATGAGAATCTTACTtcctaattttttcattgtactGAAAAACGGTCAAAGTAATAAATGAAACTTAATAATAATCACCTTTGAATATATTCGGCATCATATCCTTAACTGCCGTCTCATAAACATGACCTTGTCCCACATCAGATCCAAACACAAAATTATACGTGAAGGCCTTCTCCGTGCCAGTCAACTGTATCTGTGGCTCTCCAGGAACAACGTTGATACAATTTTGGCATCCCCTGGCTACTTCAGAGGGTATCAGCGGTCTCACCCTCACAGCTACCTTCAAGCACTCCTCAGTCATCGTGTCAGAGTCACCGAGATCAAAAGTCACCGAAGGAATGCCCTGAcatgattttaataattttactcTCACTGATCGGGTTGATGTGTAATCGACTCTTcctttaccacccacttaccTGATATTTTCAACAATCTTTTATTAGATGTTTGTGTAGTACATATAAATAACCAAAATTACAAACAAAATAACACAATAAATATGTCCAACGTCACTCAGAGGGACGATTCTCCAACAAGCACTCCGAATACTTTTGTTCAGACAACTCCAACGAACAAACCCCAACGGTTTTCTGGGTTTTCAAATTTCTAAGGAGGTTAGATTACTGGCGCCATTAATTCGTGCATTGGCCGAACAAATCCACAACAGACCAATCGCATGAAGTCTTATGTCTACCCCCTCTTGGAATcggaaaaaagtattttaaaaaagCGTTTGATTCCTGAActtggatatttattttttctgaacTTCCGAAATTATTCCATATGGATTTATCggaattatcattatcattatcattagATTTTACCGCCTACCAACTATATACTATTCAAACCAATTCAGGAAATGTAGAAACCGTCAGTTTCGATGGAAGTTCCCCATTAAAAGCTTAGTGGCGCCACTGTTCCCCTGATGACGTCACAGTTATACAGAACACGTAGTGGAAAGTTAGTTAAGTTGAGGCTACAACAAACGCCGGCATTACATTGCCTCTTGTGCATTATCAATTGTTTCATAATATCCGTGATTTTGTATTAACAATTGCGTTCCACATGGTTTATTGAACCATACAATCAAGTAATAACAATGGAATCGAGAAGGAGAAAAAGTGAGAAACGTAAACGTCGGCACTCGTCTCCGGATTCTCCCGTAAGTTCCCCTCCATTAACCAAAAAATCTGTAGAACATAACAGAAGTCCAAGTCCTCCAAAATCTCCAAATGCCTACGACGAGTTTAACGTGGCCAGCCGGACATTCGATCCCAATCACCCGCGCAGTGCATCCCCTGCTCGGACGACAACTCCACCAATACCCAATTCTCCGAAGGAATCTTCGGACAGAGACGAAAGGGAATTATCCCGAGACAGTGACGATGATCCTCCACTAGATCGGCAAGATGATCGCTCGAGGAGGTCGAAAAAATCATCGCGACATGACCGAGACACTCATCGAAACCGCAGGCGTTCAAGGAGCAGAAGTAGAAGAGAACGAAGCAGGAACCGAAGTAGGAGTAGAAGTAGAAACAGAAACAGACAAATAAGAGACAGAAGAGACAACACTTCACGTCGAACGCCCCAGGAAGTGCGAGGTCGCAGGTATTGGGATCATTCGCCAAGACGTCCAGCTCACGACTCTGAAGAGGAGCATATTATTGGAGATCGTTTCTACGGTGGAGCTCCCAAGACCCGTAAGGATCGAGACAAGGAGAACGTCTCCGAGAACAAGCCTCACAGGGGCTCCCACCAAGATCGCAATGatcataataataagaatCGAAGCAAAAACACGGAGAAATCACCGGAAAAGGAGGCACTTGGTGTGATAAAACCCAGTGAAAAGCGAACAGTTGACCTCCTCACGTCAAAAACAGGAGGTGCTTACATCCCCCCAGCCAAACTCCGACTCATGCAGGCTGAAATAACTGACAAGAGTGGAGCTGCGTATCAGAGAATTGCCTGGGAGGCCCTGAAAAAGTCTATTCATGGTCACATCAATAAAGTCAACACCAGTAACATTGGACTCATCACGAGGGAATTGTTCAGGGAGAATATCATCAGGGGAAGGGGTCTGCTGACCAGATCGATCATACAAGCACAAGCAGCATCTCCAACATTTACCTCAGTCTACGCCGCCCTAACAGCAGTTATCAACTCGAAATTCCCTCATATTGGAGAGTTACTGCTGAAAAGGTTGGTGAATCAGTTCAAGAGGGGCTTCAAGAGGAACGACAAACCCCTGTGCATTTCCTCAGGTACCTTTATGGCACACTTGGTCAATCAGAGTGTCGCTCATGAGATCCTGGTTCTTCAACTGCTGACAATGTTGGTGGAGACACCCACTGATGACTcaatagaagttgctattgcTGTCCTCAAGGAATGTGGAATGAAGCTCACTGAGCTCTCCAAGAGGGGAATTGAGGGAGTGTTTGCCACCCTGAGGAATACCCTTCATGAGGGACAGCTCGATAAGAGGGTGCAGTATATGATTGAGGTGATGTTCCAAGTCAGAAAGGATGGATTCAAGGATCATGAGGCTGTGCCCAAAGAGCTGGATTTGGTTGAGGAGGATGATCAGTACACTCACCTGATGACTCTGGATGAACCAGTGGACTCTGAGGACATTCTCAATGTCTTCAAGTTCGATCCTGAATATATCGCTAGCGAGGACAAATATAAATCGATTAGAAAGGAGATTTTAGACGACGACAGTGATGAGGATgaggatgaggaggaggagaacgATGATGATGATTCAGATGATAGTGACGATGAAGAGGAGGGTGAAGAGGGGGAGGAGTCGGGAAAAAGGAAGGAGGGAATTATTGTAGATAATACTGAGACGAATTTAACAGCCCTGAGGAGGACTATTTACTTGACTATTCAATCGTCGCTTGACTTCGAAGAGTGCGCACACAAACTCATGAAGATGCAGCTGAAGCCCGGACAGGAGATTGAACTCTGTCACATGTTTTTGGACTGTTGTGCCGAGATGAGGACCTACGAGAAATTTTATGGTCTGTTGTCGGGAAGATTTTGCgcgattaataaaatttatatcgtTCAGTTCGAGCAGATCTTCAAGGATTCGTACGATACGATTCATCGGTTAGACatgaataaattgagaaaCGTCGCCAAGTTTTTTGCGCACTTGTTGTTCACGGACTCCATATCCTGGGGGGTTCTGAGCTGCATTAAATTGAATGAGGATGATACGACTAGCTCCGGGAGGGTCTTCATTAAGATCCTGTTTCAAGAGCTCGCAGAGTACATGGGGCTCACCAAGTTGAATGCCAGGGTGAAAGATGTCACCCTGCAGGAAGCCTTTGAGGGTCTCTTTCCTAGGGAGAACCCTAGGGATACTAGGTTTGCTATCAACTTCTTCACATCAATTGGATTGGGCGGACTAACTGACGATCTAAGGGAGCACTTGAAAAATCGACCGAAACCTGCACCACCACCAGCTTTCGTTAAAGAAGAGAAGGCCTCGTCTTCGGAGGAGTCGAGCTCTTCCGATACTTCCTCCGGTTCTTCTTCTGATAGTTCGGGTAAGATATGGTGTAGAGATTTTTTTGGTGTGCTTTTCGAAATTGAAGggtgatagaaaaaattttggtgAGGTCGTTTCAATCGGCTGCtacgtaaaaataaattagtttattaaatttatgtttgtaattttttttattttctgatttttaat of Diachasmimorpha longicaudata isolate KC_UGA_2023 chromosome 3, iyDiaLong2, whole genome shotgun sequence contains these proteins:
- the LOC135160023 gene encoding transmembrane 9 superfamily member 2 isoform X2, coding for MAFSIKTIFCLLCLIKCAVCFYLPGLAPVNFCKAGDGTGTCKSDIKLYVNRLNTEESVIPYEYHYFDFCKGDETQSPVENLGQVVFGERIRPSPYTLSFLKNMTCEKLCTKTYVGGDEQSERKLDRLKKGMALNYQHHWIVDNMPVTSWYPSDEDRQYRRTRFPMGCFLSETRSLPDTCSLGSGYNKANKYYLFNHVELKITYHSGGTEEWGNAFGEKGGRIISVEVTPKSIKHDDSRALDCKSKEPLEIPYEKLKSGESLDITYSYSVQYIRNNTIKWSSRWDYILESMPHTNIQWFSILNSLVIVLFLSGMVAMIMLRTLHKDIARYNQIESGEDAQEEFGWKLVHGDVFRPPRKGMLLSVLLGSGVQVFCMTLVTLAFACLGFLSPANRGALMTCAMVLYVCLGTPAGYVSARIYKSFGGEKWKCNVLLTAMLCPGIVFSLFFILNLVLWSKGSSAAVPFSTLVALLALWIGVSVPLTFIGAYFGFRKRALEHPVRTNQIPRQIPEQSVYTQAIPGVVMGGVLPFGCVFIQLFFILTSLWSSQMYYMFGFLFLVFLILVITCSKTTILLCYFHLCAEDYHWWWRSFLTSGFTAVYLLIYCIHFFVTKLNIEDAASTFLYFGYTLIMVFLFFLLTGTIGFFACFWFVRKIYSVVKVD
- the LOC135160023 gene encoding transmembrane 9 superfamily member 2 isoform X1; this translates as MAFSIKTIFCLLCLIKCAVCFYLPGLAPVNFCKAGDGTGTCKSDIKLYVNRLNTEESVIPYEYHYFDFCKGDETQSPVENLGQVVFGERIRPSPYTLSFLKNMTCEKLCTKTYVGGDEQSERKLDRLKKGMALNYQHHWIVDNMPVTSWYPSDEDRQYRRTRFPMGCFLSETRSLPDTCSLGSGYNKANKYYLFNHVELKITYHSGGTEEWGNAFGEKGGRIISVEVTPKSIKHDDSRALDCKSKEPLEIPYEKLKSGESLDITYSYSVQYIRNNTIKWSSRWDYILESMPHTNIQWFSILNSLVIVLFLSGMVAMIMLRTLHKDIARYNQAYFQIESGEDAQEEFGWKLVHGDVFRPPRKGMLLSVLLGSGVQVFCMTLVTLAFACLGFLSPANRGALMTCAMVLYVCLGTPAGYVSARIYKSFGGEKWKCNVLLTAMLCPGIVFSLFFILNLVLWSKGSSAAVPFSTLVALLALWIGVSVPLTFIGAYFGFRKRALEHPVRTNQIPRQIPEQSVYTQAIPGVVMGGVLPFGCVFIQLFFILTSLWSSQMYYMFGFLFLVFLILVITCSKTTILLCYFHLCAEDYHWWWRSFLTSGFTAVYLLIYCIHFFVTKLNIEDAASTFLYFGYTLIMVFLFFLLTGTIGFFACFWFVRKIYSVVKVD
- the LOC135160015 gene encoding chromosome-associated kinesin KIF4A, whose protein sequence is MTEECLKVAVRVRPLIPSEVARGCQNCINVVPGEPQIQLTGTEKAFTYNFVFGSDVGQGHVYETAVKDMMPNIFKGYNVTILAYGQTGSGKTHSMGTNYSSTNDLSTGIIPRAVQDIFSTIAQKSLENWEYKVTVGFMELYNEQLYDLLADKPTRKDSIVDIREDTNGIKIVGLTEREVTCAEDVLQCLMAGSQGRATGATAMNSQSSRSHAIFTITICQQKDNDSNSATTSKFHLVDLAGSERSKKTQATGERFKEGVNINKGLLALGNVISNLGENAAHIGYRDSKLTRLLQDSLGGNSITLMIACVSPADYNLEETLSTLRYADRAKKIKNKPVVNQDSKAAEINRLNALVKELKLSLIERGPAIDCPPDHQELLEKNRGLQRKLRELSEQLNTNLIEFMGMHERAEIAEASREQLSNEIDKLLEDIQAAINETDIEEVYLKLKAIQEKIFKIQEHQKKSDAEIIHQISLENNPNVNDGSSTSILNESSLDEEHTEHTLLQAARNKEVTNINRQLALKEQLVAKLLSTSSQLVAHDKEIEAMENEIKVLQAEKEQLLKNLEDVQVNNASAKLAEARRKKVKELEKKMAELTKKCVEQSRILKSREKAAEQVKNLTQEIQQMKQTRVKLVRDMRKEADKFQQYKALREKEVYKLKDQDRKRKNQIERLQVLHNKQQNVMKRKMEEAYAMNKKLKETLALQKKIRASREEKGKKSKDYIQRLVNHEVAVIQETIDAQSALDMQLKYREKIADHLNQLKATAAQNPSDYLTREINDLGEYLDLCTLKIQQMQQEILASDQENMVKSRLEGIYTIGEAKQISQQLFERIEQMYKQHKVELFDSQDKYDELMTLHDATLNKLRQIELTPSVSLEEHRQVLTELEMYRRMNSEPKEEAEDGQNKSAKAAGSKGRDMSRKTITIKSMPLAKFIGDLGKENYETDESFNDDPDKDPDWVKTPLAKRWKSIGNVKKLSTSSEGKGMKRSSAESLESRCQCKTKCQNHYCRCRKSEAKCSEDCGCNPERCENRNNEQTTRYFDEGPNNFAGPVKKLRTE
- the Ncm gene encoding pre-mRNA-splicing factor CWC22 homolog, which codes for MESRRRKSEKRKRRHSSPDSPVSSPPLTKKSVEHNRSPSPPKSPNAYDEFNVASRTFDPNHPRSASPARTTTPPIPNSPKESSDRDERELSRDSDDDPPLDRQDDRSRRSKKSSRHDRDTHRNRRRSRSRSRRERSRNRSRSRSRNRNRQIRDRRDNTSRRTPQEVRGRRYWDHSPRRPAHDSEEEHIIGDRFYGGAPKTRKDRDKENVSENKPHRGSHQDRNDHNNKNRSKNTEKSPEKEALGVIKPSEKRTVDLLTSKTGGAYIPPAKLRLMQAEITDKSGAAYQRIAWEALKKSIHGHINKVNTSNIGLITRELFRENIIRGRGLLTRSIIQAQAASPTFTSVYAALTAVINSKFPHIGELLLKRLVNQFKRGFKRNDKPLCISSGTFMAHLVNQSVAHEILVLQLLTMLVETPTDDSIEVAIAVLKECGMKLTELSKRGIEGVFATLRNTLHEGQLDKRVQYMIEVMFQVRKDGFKDHEAVPKELDLVEEDDQYTHLMTLDEPVDSEDILNVFKFDPEYIASEDKYKSIRKEILDDDSDEDEDEEEENDDDDSDDSDDEEEGEEGEESGKRKEGIIVDNTETNLTALRRTIYLTIQSSLDFEECAHKLMKMQLKPGQEIELCHMFLDCCAEMRTYEKFYGLLSGRFCAINKIYIVQFEQIFKDSYDTIHRLDMNKLRNVAKFFAHLLFTDSISWGVLSCIKLNEDDTTSSGRVFIKILFQELAEYMGLTKLNARVKDVTLQEAFEGLFPRENPRDTRFAINFFTSIGLGGLTDDLREHLKNRPKPAPPPAFVKEEKASSSEESSSSDTSSGSSSDSSDSSSSSSTSSSSSSSEEDKRKKKKTTRKESADKQRTKYHAGKEKKKDERKSKKKSRK